One Salvelinus fontinalis isolate EN_2023a chromosome 22, ASM2944872v1, whole genome shotgun sequence genomic window, ACAATGCATCCGGGCATTACAACCGGTTTGGTAATCCAGGCTTTTCACTTCGCCCATCATATTAGTGCTGTACATCCACAGGCCTAAACTAAACCAcgatggctgcgtttacacaggtagCCCAATTCTAATATTTTGTTTCATTCATTGGTATTTTGGCCAATCAGATCCGCTCTGAAAATGacctgatgtgaaaagatctgattggtcaaaataccaattattaTAGAAAAGctcagaatttggctgcctgtgtaaacgcagccgaTGGGCGTAGCATCAATTCGATGCACCTTGCCTCCGCCGCTTGATGAAATTATCAGAATGGCTACAAGGGGAGCAGGTTGCACGACTGTCGAGACGATTGGCTAGTTAAAATTAACTAACATTTCATGACAGAATATGTTATTGCGTTTCGAAACGAAACTATAAGAGGCTAGCAAGCCAACACTGGCGACTACCTACATTTTGCTAGCCACGGTTAAAAATAAAACCTAGACAATAGCAGATTTAGCTATCCATTCATAATTTCGAGAAAGTTGTAGAACAAGCATTTCACGCCTCGCATCAACATTGTAGCTGAAAATCTAGGCTAACATAGTAATCAGTTTTTTTTAACCAACTGTGTGACATTTTATCCCCAAAGTGTTGTCATCATACTCCAAAAATATATTGCAGTATTTTAGTTATTGATATAACGTTAGGCGATAAGATACACCATCTTTGTTCATTTACTAAATAACGGCTGTTCAAATAGCTAGCTACGTTAACAGCCATTGGGTAGCTACTGCAAGTTGTTAGCTAGCTTGTTTATACTGCTAAAAATGAGAAGCAATTTAGCAAATAATTCCCAAATAAAAAGCAACCTTACCTTTTTTAGTACGTGTACCTTTAACCAAGCAAAACAGTGTAGCTAACGTTAATATATTATTCAACGCCAATCCCCGTTGAATTGATGTTTCGCTTTCGAAACCCTGCTGTCTCCTCCGATGTAAAACGTGCAGTTAGTAAGATTCTGGACAGCTTTTCACGCAATAGCGAGAACTACAGTGACTGGCGTCATCTCACGATATTGTCATGTGCTTCTGTGTAGGAATCACGAAACCTAACACAAATGTATATgctattttaattgaaaacaaattACATTCACCGTTGAGTGAGCAGTAGTAACATGTTTTGATGTCAATACAATATGACTATGGTAAGACAAACTGTGACTCATACATTTGGGTGCCAGCGTCCTACCTTTATATTAAACTGAGTGGTTGGTGTGTTCTGTACTACCAATgaatataaaaaaatacattcaCACAAAGGTTTAAAAGAAAGTAGTCACAATTGCTTGCGGTCATCTTTTTAATATGAAACTACAGGTTTGCTTTACATACATCAACTGTCAATATTTATTTTACTGTGTTGGAAGCACCATTTTGcattaaagtatattgaatttGCTTGCCAGGAAATGATGGCTAAAATAGTCATTTACTTATACACAAAATTACAAATGTTCCGTTTTACAAAAGTATTGCCTGACTCAATTAACATACATTTACACTGCTATGTCTTGTTCCCTCTAGTTTAGTATAAAGCATTTCGGTGTAAAACACTTGCACATTAAACTAAGGGTCCATAGTCTCCATTTCCCAACAAGACATTATTTCATAAAGAAAATGGGGTTAAATTGACTGTTAAATCATTGCCACTTTACTCCATGGATTTCCATCTCCACGGTTACTTCAATTTGTGCTGCTGAACTTTTATATGTTGGAATAATATTTTCCTCCCCCAACTTTCCACTAGCCTATATCTCCCTGTTCCCTGTCACCTTGTCTCTTGCCCCGTCTGATGTTGGACAGTGGTTACATCCAACATAGTGTGGTGGTTACTGGTGGTGTCGACTCCTCATAAGGTTGTCCAGTTCTGTCTTGTTGATGGTGCCGTAAGCCTGAGAGTAGCTGCCTAGTTTGGCACGGGGATCCCCGGCAGCCGCCATGTTGGCGTTACACTGGAAAACCTTCTTACTGAACCTGGGAGGAGGGGGCCGTGCCTCTCGTGACTGAGACTGGGACCGCTGGTTCTATATTTACCCCCCAAAAGGACCAGATGGAGAGAAAATCTGGGTTAGAGGGGGAGATTTCAAAATATTATGAGGGTAAATATGGGACAATACAAGTCCTGTCCAATAACAAGAAGTAGTAGGATTCACTCCACAGCAGCTGAGTTCCCTGTTCCCAACAGGGTGATAATGAAACAGTGGGAAAGGACATTATAGAAGATGATTTATGTATGGCATTGACATAACACCTTAATAGTGACAGCAGCAACAGTATATGAGATCATAGAGTATAACCTTGTTAATATAGCCCACTCACCAGGCGTGCAGAGATGACACACATCCCTAAGGACACAGAGGGCTCGTCTCTGCGGACCAGTGGGTTGTTCTGAGGgtgggagatggtcagggagaagGAACGGGTACGGCTGACAGGGGCTGAGCGACCGCGCTGCAGAATCTGCTCCATAGACTgacagatggggagagagagatcaagagagagaCATTATTACATATCTTTTATCCCCCATGCATTGTATATTTTTCACTGGACACTGCACATAACTTGTGCTGTGTAGTGATCATCAACACAATGTTTGATAAATCAAGAGTCTCTGTCTAATACATTTAACTAAACATGCTTGTCTATCCAGTAATCTGTATTTTAGATATTCAAGGTGTCCACTGAATGTTGCTAGACCTCAGTCTAAATTGTGTGTAGTTTAATCCATTCCATTATATTCTGGTATTAACAAGTGACGCTGCAACTAATCACTGAAGATCCTAGAACAAGGATCAAGGACACACTGATTACTTGCACAAACACATACGGTATACATATTACATCATGTATCTTTAGAGGATATAAACTGGGTAATTTATTCTGCAACAATCTTTTTGATTTGTTGCTGATTATTGTTCCCTTGTTGCTGCTTGTATTGTATTAAACATGATCTATTGTATCTGTTGTAACTGAACTCTTTTCTGGGATCTGAGTTTTTCCTATTACTGTGGTACTTACAACAATGTTGCAAACAGCGCCCTCTGCTGGCGGTACAGATACATTTTCTTTACTCGTCTGTCCCTCCAGTTCCCTGCTGGCAGTACCGGAGCGAAAATAGTGAGGTGGTCCAGCCAGATTTCGAACAAAACCATCTGCATGAGAGAAATATAAGatagtatgtgtctgtgtgtatgaagtatgaaggtgtgtgtgaatatgggggaccaaatcaaataaaaatgtatttgtcacttaccgtgaaatgcttacatacaagcccggaggggatggctgctgttTCACTGCCTCCTaaacaattgtgctattttgtgtgttagTGTACTCACTGGCAATGTGTGTGATGGGATTATATGTAGTCTTTCCCATGACGGGGCTAGCTGCAGGGCTGGTCCTTTCCAGGGACGGCTGGATGGACACAGGTACTGGGATAGGTACGGTGATAACTGGACGAGCAGCCTGGTGTTCTGTCTTATCATGAGGGGATTTAACCCTAAGGTCCCCTCCACCATTACCAGACACTGGCTCCAGCCCTCCTTTGTCCTTCCCAGTGGGCCTTTCCCTCCCATGGTCTCCACTGTCACACCCAGACATAGAGACAggctcctctttcttcctctgcaTTATATGACGTGGCATTCTCCttgtggtcctcttctctagAATCATCTTTTTCACAGGACAGATGAAAAAGTCACAGTATATACAATATTTTTTATCTgtcattcatatatatatatatatatatatatatatatatatatatatatatatatatatatatatatactgctcaaaacaataaagggaacctggatgagctgcactacctgagccatgctaccactagagtgaaagcaccgccagcattcaaaagtgaccaaaacatcatccaggaagcataggaactgagaagtggtctgtggtcaccacctgcagaaccactcctttattgggggtgtcttgctaattgcctataatttccacctgttgtctattccatttgcacaacagcatgtgaaatttattgtcaatcagtgttgcttcctaagtggacagtttgatttcacagaagtgtgattgacttggagttacattgtgttgtttaagtgttccctttatttttttgagcagtatatctgtatatatatatatgtctgtatatatatatatatatatatatatatatgtctgtatatatgtatatatatatatatatatatatatatatatatatatatatatgtctgtatatatatatatatatatgtctgtctgtctgtctgtatatatatatatgtatatatatatatatgtctgtctgtctgtctgtatatatatatatgtatatatatatatatatatatgtatatatatgtatatatatatatatatatatatatatgtatatatatatatatatacatgtatatatatgtatatatatatatatgtatatatatatatatatatatgtatatatatgtatatatatatatatatatatgtatatatatatgtatatatatatatatatatatatatgtatatatatatatatatatatatgtatatatatgtatatatatatatatatatatatatatatatatatatatatatatatatatatatatatatacagacacacacatacatacatacacacagtcatAATCCCCTGAAAGGAATTAGTTTAACACTGTATTAGTAACTGTTAAAAACTTGGCAGTAATGGTCCACGCTAAGCGAACCAAACACAGAACACGAGACAGGTGTTCAGTTCatcatcctctctcccctcagTATTACCTCATACAGTTTATTACGGTACTGAACCACCGACAACTGGACATCATCATCCACAGGCAAGATCACATCAGAGTTCAGACCTGGCTCCTTGGCTGGGTTGTGGAATCTCCAGTGACATGAAGAGGAAAAACGCAAAGATGACAACGCAACACAAATAGATGTATCCATTGTTAAATCCAAGACTAGCCATGCATACTGACTTGACAAATCGCACTACTCAGTAACATTGTAACTTAAACAAACAAAACGGAAAACACTTTGGCTGTATCCCGAACGGCACACTATTCCCAATAtagggaccctggtcaaaagtagtgcactatgtaggggacagggtgccatttgggaagcagcctacatactgtatatagtaacAGGCGTGAACTTAAACCCTTTGTTTGTAACAGAAATGATAAGCATTGGCATCACTAGAGGATTCATGCATTATGTCATCAAACAGCTTTGCTTACTCTTTGGGCTATAGGCTGGGTTACTCTAAAGCTccttgtgacaactgctgatttaAAAAGGACTTCAAAAAACACATTTAACTGGACATGAATGATAACCATGTATGAAATGGATGCTAGAGCACAAAAGCCTATATAAAGCTCCTATAAAGCACACTGCACTACATTTTAATGTATGAGATGTGCTGTATAAGGTACCTGGAGACGTAGAGGTGCTGCAGGGCCTGCTCAGCGGTCAGCCTCTTGTCTGGGTTGAACACCAGCAGGCGACGCACCAGGTCTAGGGCATCTGAAGGCACCGACGATTGCAGAAGATCCTCTAGAGGCACCTGGGGCCTGGACCCAGACAAATACAGTGCAGCGCAGTGAATACATGTCTACAAATGTCTAGACAGCTGACTCAGCACCTTTATATAGACGTTTACTTCTGTTGGACCCAGTATATCTCCACTATGACTTACTTCAGTAGCATCCTCTGAATCACAGAGGCACCATACTCAGATCTGATCGAAAGTACgtctgaaaacaaaatcacaaaTCACTACTAAGGTAATGATCAGTTGGTCAGTTAGGGGCATAACAACTTGATTCCTACTACTAGTGCTCAACAACCAAATAGCACACGAGCAATGATCTGTGAACCCTGCAGCGAGGACTTAATACTCACCCTCTGGGCTAGGGTGTGGAATTGCACTCATGATTTTCTCTATCTGGTTGATGGTGGAAGTTCCAGGGAAAAGGGGCTTCCCAAGTAGCATCTCTCCTAGGATACAACCTATACTCCACATGTCTACCCCCTTTGTGTATCTGTAGAAGAAATCAAAGAATTTTCATGGACTGACTTCCAATATGCAAGTTTCTGCATGGCTACTACTTACTCACATCAAGTACATTGATGTCGCCAAAGGGCAACTCATTTTAACATTACAAACGAACAATAATAATATTTAATTTGTACAGCGCATTTCTCACCCTCAGCCCACATAATTTtcaatgacagagagagaaagagataaacaTATACATTAAAAAgaggagaaaaaaataaataatatatatatatatacttcatATTTCATATACTTCATATACTCATATTTCATTAAAATCACATGACGCACACCAGATTATGTTTTGTATGGATGCGGCCATTTTATTTTGTATGGATGTGTGCATTTcaccttatatatatatatatatattttttttacaaggTGAAATGCACACATCCATACAAAATAAAATGGCCGCATCCATACAAAACATAATCTGGTGTCCGTCATGTGATTTTAATCAACTATGAGTAGGAAATGCCTACTCATTATTGGTTAAATCAGATGATAGAAAAGCGGCATTTTCACAAATGTTGATGTTGGGGGTGgagctggagatgatgaatatgaagtattcataagtatatatatatatatacacacacacacacacacacacacacacacacacacacacacacacacacacacacacacactaccgttcaaaagtttggggtaacttaatttttgtccattaaaatgacatcaaattgatcagaaatacagtgtagacggcAGATTTTTACAGCTGGAAAAGCAAGAGccaatttgcgctgttctgtgttgagagtagtacacagcgttgtacaagatcttcagtttcttggcaaattctcacatggaatagccttaatttctgtgaacaagaatagactgacgagattcattagaaagttctttgtttctggcccttttgagcctgtaatcgaacccacaaatgcagatgctccagatacttaactagtctaaagaaggccagttttattgcttctttaatactcacaacagttttcagctgtactaacacaattgcaaaaaggttttctaatgatcaattagccttttaaaattataaacttggattagattAGCGAATacaaagtgccattggaacacaggagtgatggttgctgataatgggcctctgtacgcctatgtagatattccattaaaaacaaatctgccatttccagctacaatagtcatttacaacattaacaatgtctagactgtatttctgatcaatttgatgttattttaatggacaaaaaaatagcttttcttttaaaaacaaggacatttctaagtgaccccaaacttttgaacggtagtgtatattatttTCAAGCCTAAAGGAATGGCTCAGATACTTGGGAAAAGTAGGCCGTACAGTGCACTGCTCCATGTAATCCCAGTGCGTGTGTACCTTGAGGAGCCCAGCAGGATCTCAGGAGCTCTGTACCACCGCGTCGCCACATACTCTGTCAGCGCCGGGTTCCCAGCATCCTCCTGGATCTGGCAGAGAGACCTCGCTAAACCGAAGTCACAAAGTTTCACAAAGCAATCCGTGTCAAGTAGAATATTGGAGGGCTATGGGAAGAGAAAACCCAATTCAATCATGTCATCAAAATAGTTATTCTCCAGATAAACAAAAGAAGAATTGGATAGCGTAACCCACACTGGTGGCACCAGCACATCTTCAAATGCAATAATGTCATAATCTCAATATGCACAGTTCTTAGTACATTGACAATTTAACCATTGTACTGTACCTTCTGGTCTCTGTGGATGACATTGCCTGAGTGCAGGTATTTGGTGGCCTTGAGGAGTTGATGCATAACATAGCGTTTATGGATGTCTTTCAGCAGGTTGCCTTTCTTTATCACCGCATGCAGGTCGGTGTCTGCAACACACAGGTGGTAAAAACAGTAATAACCAACAGGAATCGTAAACAAATTAAATCATCCAGAATTGAACATTCATTCATACCACACTTAGAATAATGACACTTTGAAAACacctttccacacacacacacaatgaaccaCAAACACAAGATTAATTTAGCAGTCAAGTGAATGACAAATCAGACATGTAACGTTTCCCATAAACAATCTACGCACTCCTGCAGTGACCCCAAAATGTTAGCAAGTGTGGCGGTGGGCGAATGCCAGGGGCACCAGGTGCAGTGATGCGGGTCCACACACTAAGAGATTAGACTGCAGGGAACAGAGAGAAGTCCAATGTGTGGACTCAGCATGCATAGTAGGCAGCCAAGAAGAGAGGAGCCCTCCCCCATCACCCTTTACTCTGGTGCCAGGTTTAAACTGCTGAATAACCTTGCAGCTTGCATGCCTGCATTCTTTGTGCTGTTA contains:
- the LOC129820158 gene encoding mitogen-activated protein kinase 15-like isoform X1, with protein sequence MNVTEVEDHISMKYEIKKRLGKGAYGIVWKAVDRQTGEVVAVKKIFDAFRNRTDAQRTFREIMFLQEFGDHANIVKLLNVIRAQNDKDIYLVFEYMDTDLHAVIKKGNLLKDIHKRYVMHQLLKATKYLHSGNVIHRDQKPSNILLDTDCFVKLCDFGLARSLCQIQEDAGNPALTEYVATRWYRAPEILLGSSRYTKGVDMWSIGCILGEMLLGKPLFPGTSTINQIEKIMSAIPHPSPEDVLSIRSEYGASVIQRMLLKPQVPLEDLLQSSVPSDALDLVRRLLVFNPDKRLTAEQALQHLYVSRFHNPAKEPGLNSDVILPVDDDVQLSVVQYRNKLYEMILEKRTTRRMPRHIMQRKKEEPVSMSGCDSGDHGRERPTGKDKGGLEPVSGNGGGDLRVKSPHDKTEHQAARPVITVPIPVPVSIQPSLERTSPAASPVMGKTTYNPITHIANGFVRNLAGPPHYFRSGTASRELEGQTSKENVSVPPAEGAVCNIVSMEQILQRGRSAPVSRTRSFSLTISHPQNNPLVRRDEPSVSLGMCVISARLNQRSQSQSREARPPPPRFSKKVFQCNANMAAAGDPRAKLGSYSQAYGTINKTELDNLMRSRHHQ
- the LOC129820158 gene encoding mitogen-activated protein kinase 15-like isoform X3 gives rise to the protein MHQLLKATKYLHSGNVIHRDQKPSNILLDTDCFVKLCDFGLARSLCQIQEDAGNPALTEYVATRWYRAPEILLGSSRYTKGVDMWSIGCILGEMLLGKPLFPGTSTINQIEKIMSAIPHPSPEDVLSIRSEYGASVIQRMLLKPQVPLEDLLQSSVPSDALDLVRRLLVFNPDKRLTAEQALQHLYVSRFHNPAKEPGLNSDVILPVDDDVQLSVVQYRNKLYEMILEKRTTRRMPRHIMQRKKEEPVSMSGCDSGDHGRERPTGKDKGGLEPVSGNGGGDLRVKSPHDKTEHQAARPVITVPIPVPVSIQPSLERTSPAASPVMGKTTYNPITHIANGFVRNLAGPPHYFRSGTASRELEGQTSKENVSVPPAEGAVCNIVSMEQILQRGRSAPVSRTRSFSLTISHPQNNPLVRRDEPSVSLGMCVISARLNQRSQSQSREARPPPPRFSKKVFQCNANMAAAGDPRAKLGSYSQAYGTINKTELDNLMRSRHHQ
- the LOC129820158 gene encoding mitogen-activated protein kinase 15-like isoform X2; translation: MFLQEFGDHANIVKLLNVIRAQNDKDIYLVFEYMDTDLHAVIKKGNLLKDIHKRYVMHQLLKATKYLHSGNVIHRDQKPSNILLDTDCFVKLCDFGLARSLCQIQEDAGNPALTEYVATRWYRAPEILLGSSRYTKGVDMWSIGCILGEMLLGKPLFPGTSTINQIEKIMSAIPHPSPEDVLSIRSEYGASVIQRMLLKPQVPLEDLLQSSVPSDALDLVRRLLVFNPDKRLTAEQALQHLYVSRFHNPAKEPGLNSDVILPVDDDVQLSVVQYRNKLYEMILEKRTTRRMPRHIMQRKKEEPVSMSGCDSGDHGRERPTGKDKGGLEPVSGNGGGDLRVKSPHDKTEHQAARPVITVPIPVPVSIQPSLERTSPAASPVMGKTTYNPITHIANGFVRNLAGPPHYFRSGTASRELEGQTSKENVSVPPAEGAVCNIVSMEQILQRGRSAPVSRTRSFSLTISHPQNNPLVRRDEPSVSLGMCVISARLNQRSQSQSREARPPPPRFSKKVFQCNANMAAAGDPRAKLGSYSQAYGTINKTELDNLMRSRHHQ